One segment of Urocitellus parryii isolate mUroPar1 chromosome 5, mUroPar1.hap1, whole genome shotgun sequence DNA contains the following:
- the Mki67 gene encoding proliferation marker protein Ki-67 — MRPAGRLVTIKRSGADGAHFPLSLSSCLFGRGTECDIRIQLPVVSKQHCKIEIKEQKAILCNFSSTNPAQVNGSAIQEPVPLKHGDIITIIDRSFRYEDESRQNGSKSTESPGRTREQGPARRASRAGSSADPDGKEQDSKAHSKIMGRNAWGKPVECAKEITGDSPALDDADPEPPSARPSEHQGQDGRNAGDTSSGDSKAKPRVTLVSSHGTPRSVASAQCLDNSKRSESPFKKLYQSMKEELDANPAGQNVQCQRKSGAHSGGPAERGSTGSLQREPQLVLSCQPRRKSGRSPPMKEDPFPEPETGQTEKGSDLEPMEASKRLVGPGTPLSKMTREKAPVPCPQLPSFAQEHKNEDLRVTLSESAGVKAVDVTGPPGKLLIRNQAPVKAEGTANPNKKPENLSSRSRRSVPTNMEVLPTEIQSQPFLTQYLTQVEKKIQKDSFNKPEKLGTAAGQICSGLPGLSSVDISNFGDSINKSEDLSLKRRRVSFGGRLRPELFDENLPPNTPLKKGETPAKRKSLAAHSPAVLKKIIKEQPASLGTESSGVCWEVKAQSVSTGFLAASPRITAAGPGDERRRSGKASATSGGNKSPQDTPKKAGRKSGQLSSKRTSISRSQHGILQMICSKRRSGASEANLIVAKSWADVVKLGAKQTQTKVVKHGPQRQVNRRQRRPNTPKKPTGPVHHQFSTGHANSPCTIIIGKAQIEKVTAPARPYRMLNNLVFSQKMDYNEDLSGLTEMFKTPVKETTRRTTTSPSTLSSSEKSLGEKPQVTNSGGKPLPLTLEIPGSSVLSGTQKTAEPSETCFASPSLRRQSIRKDGNTEKAPRNISTMTHLEMRTRGFSPEPLKTVSSANKLRRSVELRNAEVPRVESKTEAGADAARALPGRRLRETPRGGQAGGREESAQSEGKGGRVTDGRRSRTGGLKSEPTASLTDPEKTLNVEPWEDPSGSQRLPRTPGGTQETVNEEEEATKLPCGTPLPSPATPTASGKRRRKRSLGKVDVQEEASALRKRAHLPTEATHSHAAPGGDEESTGVSRGTPEQKEDSVVYGTGVKRGPRTPKKKTQPLEDLAGFKELFQTPKHIEESMAADKTRLLVKLPEPGPVGTSTSTKTQVNTLQGRVDVKQECPAPERLRDTPREARHTGRASGAGGSAGRALEASAQQALLPAAKVTGSRRQPGTPREKAQPLEDLAGFQELFQTPGRGKALKATGETTDVPCKSIEPEPRGTPTPSKRRPRTSLQKVEKEELSVLSKLSQSPGRAMHTPTGPVQEEKGARALGTPRQKLDLTDNLSGLKRQRRTPKEKAQPLEDLAGFQELFQTPGWDKDPKTPGETRDAPCKSAGSEGVRATASTKRRSKAGVGKLEEQKELSALSKLSQSPGRAMHTPAGPVQEEKGTRALGTPRQKLDLTDNLSGLKRQRRTPKEKAQPLEDLAGFQELFQTPGWDKDPKIAGETTDVLCESTGLELVNAPASTRRRSKTSVGKVEVKEETSVLRELTQMSQEVTQTPRGLGGDDKAIRALEEPAQQALRPAAKVTGSRRQPAAPREKAQPLEDLAGFQELFQTPGRGEDPKTTGETRDVPYKSTGPEPRGTPTPFKRRPRTSLQKVEEKEALPALSKLSQSPGRAMHTPTGPVQEEKGARALGTPRQKLDLTDNLSGLKRRRRTPKEKAQPLEDMAGFQELFQTPGWDKDPKTPGETRDAPCKSAGSEGVRATASTKRRSKAGVGKLEEQEELSQSPGRAMHTPTGPVQEEKGARALGTPRQKLDLTDNLSGLKRQRRTPKEKAQPLEDLAGFQELFQTPGWDKDPKTPGETRDAPCKSAGSEGVRATASTKRRSKAGVGKLEEQKELSALSKLSQSPGRAMHTPTGPVQEEKGTRALGTPRQKLDLTDNLSGLKRQRRTPKEKAQPLEDLAGFQELFQTPGWDKDPKTPGETTDAPCKSAGSEGVRATASTKRRSKAGVGKLEEQEELSQSPGRAMHTPAGTVQEEKGARALRTPRQKLDLTDNLSGLKRQRRTPKEKAQPLEDLAGFQELFQTPGWDKDPKIAGETTDVLCESTGLELVNAPASTRRRSKTSVGKVEVKEETSVLREFTQMSQEVTQTPRGPGGDDKAIRALEEPAQQALRPAAKVTGSRRQPAAPREKAQPLEDLAGFQELFQTPGRGEDPKTTGETTDAPYKSTGPEPRGTPTPSKRRPRTSLQKVEKEELSVLSKLSQSPGRAMHTPTGPVQEEKGARALGTPRQKMDLTDNLSGLKRRRTPKEKAQPLEDLAGFQELFQTPGWDKDPKTPGETRDAPCKSAGSEGVRATASTKRRSKAGVGKLEEQEELSQSPGRAMHTPAGPVQEEKGTRALGTPRQKLDLTDNLSGLKRQRRTPKEKAQPLEDLAGFQELFQTPGWDKDPKIAGETTDVLCESTGLELVNAPASTRRRSKTSVGKVEVKEETSVLREFTQMSQEVTQTPRGPGGDDKAIRALEEPAQQALRPAAKVTGSRRQPAAPREKAQPLEDLAGFQELFQTPGRGEDPKTTGETTDAPYKSTGPEPRGTPTPSKRRPRTSLQKVEKEELSVLSKLSQSPGRAMHTPTGPVQEEKGARALGTPRQKMDLTDNLSGLKRRRTPKEKAQPLEDLAGFQELFQTPGWDKDPKIAGETTDVLCESTGLELVNAPASTRRRSKTSVGKVEVKEETSVLREFTQMSQEVTQTPRGPGGDDKAIRALEEPAQQALRPAAKVTGSRRQPAAPREKAQPLEDLAGFQELFQTPGRGEDPKTTGETTDAPYKSTGPEPRGTPTPSKRRPRTSLQKVEKEELSVLSKLSQSPGRAMHTPTGPVQEEKGARALGTPRQKMDLTDNLSGLKRRRTPKEKAQPLEDLAGFQELFQTPGWDKDPKTPGETRDAPCKSAGSEGVRATASTKRRSKAGVGKLEEQEELSQSPGRAMHTPAGPVQEEKGTRALGTPRQKLDLTDNLSGLKRQRRTPKEKAQPLEDLAGFQELFQTPGSSEEPTRDEKTTETPCRSPQPEPGHTPASTKGRPRTRLRTAEVKEEPLAVRKPARTSRATRHTHTAPGGEDQGSRASEGSAQQARAPAARATGIRRLRGTAEGQPLEDLAGSKELIPAPGPTEGLAGEGKTTKIPCESPEAEPVATPAPPKRQPRAGLRKAPVTEEVSVQGEVAGTSGGPVHTHPEPKGDSKNINVLKEPVKRKLDPAAGTRGSKRRRGAAEGEAQPLEDMAGSKDPIPAPGPSEEPTRDEKTTETPCRSPQPEPGHTPASTKGRPRTRLRTAEVKEEPLAVRKPARTSRATRHTRTAPGGEDQGSRASEGSAQQALAPAARATGIRRLRGTAEGQAQALEDLAGSKELIQAPGPSEEPTRDEKTTETPSRSPQPEPGDTPANTKGRPRTRLRTAEVKEEPLAVRKPARTSRATRHTRTAPGGEDQGSRASEGSAQQARAPAARATGIRRLRGAPEDQPLEDLAGSKELIPAPGPTEGLQHDAQSRKSTPERTAERAKPLLRSSRVLRAPKGKPVGDREGKGHPTAPRSRSNMSLPTGQSGADGLLAGVGAPCSETGLQDTVQAKAVHGKKRAAPRKRGRSPEPLIINKDLKILINRIEPVEDHNSSREAGKRKLKVEDSAPADKGILLRTRHQNTTEGEEPRPEITVSAEKMRIKREGKKPTEPSQEVGLQGPGDGDEKAESRAKVRGKRAGIGNQISQPHTAEEEVTQRSVGVPMKNQEEKGAAANSDFRCLRSRKPGMQPSLESESEQRVTRGAKRCAENLKVKDTVDTKKLRSRSHRHREDI; from the exons GTATGAAGATGAAAGTCGACAGAATGGCAGCAAGTCAACTGAAAGTCCTGGGAGGACTCGTGAACAG GGACCAGCGCGGCGTGCCTCGAGAGCTGGCTCTTCAGCTGACCCTG ATGGGAAAGAGCAAGATTCCAAAGCCCATTCAAAGATCATGGGAAGAAATGCTTGGGGAAAGCCTGTGGAGTGTGCCAAGGAGATCACAGGAGACAGTCCTGCCTTGGATGATGCTGACCCAGAACCACCTAGCGCTCGGCCCTCAGAACATCAGGGGCAGGATGGCAGAAATGCAGGGGATACCTCTTCTGGGGACTCTAAGGCAAAGCCCAGAGTAACGTTAGTGAGCAGCCATGGAACACCGAGGTCTGTTGCCTCTGCGCAGTGCTTGGACAACAGCAAGAGAAGTGAATCCCCCTTTAAGAAGCTTTATCAGTCGATGAAGGAGGAGTTGGATGCAAACCCAGCAGGACAAAATGTACAATGCCAGAGGAAATCAGGAGCACACAGTGGTGGCCCAGCAGAGAGAGGAAGCACTGGTAGTTTGCAGAGGGAGCCCCAGCTGGTGCTGTCATGTCAACCAAGACGGAAATCTGGGAGGAGCCCCCCCATGAAGGAAGACCCTTTCCCAGAACCAGAGACCGGCCAGACTGAGAAGGGAAGTGACTTGGAGCCCATGGAGGCCTCGAAGAGGCTTGTGGGTCCCGGCACTCCTCTCTCTAAGATGACCAGAGAGAAGGCCCCTGTGCCGTGTCCACAGCTGCCAAGTTTTGCTCAGGAACATAAGAATGAAGACCTGCGTGTGACTCTGAGTGAAAGTGCCGGTGTCAAGGCAGTCGATGTGACAGGTCCTCCTGGGAAGCTTTTAATTAGAAATCAAGCACCAGTCAAAGCCGAAGGCACTGCCAACCCCAACAAAAAGCCAGAAAATCTTTCTTCTAGAAGCAGGAGGAGTGTTCCTACAAATATGGAAGTGCTGCCCACAGAAATCCAGAGCCAGCCTTTTTTAACTCAGTATCTCACTCAAGTTGAAAAGAAGATTCAAAAGGATTCCTTCAATAAGCCTGAGAAATTGGGCACAGCGGCTGGACAGATTTGTTCTGGGTTACCTGGTCTTAGTTCGGTTGATATCAGCAACTTTGGTGATTCCATTA ACAAGAGTGAGGACTTGTCCTTGAAGAGAAGGCGCGTGTCCTTTGGTGGTCGTCTAAGACCTGAATTATTTGATGAAAACTTACCTCCTAATACCCCTCTCAAGAAAGGGGAGACACCAGCCAAGAGGAAGTCTCTTGCAGCTCACAGTCCAGCTGTCCTGAAGAAGATCATCAAG GAACAGCCTGCGTCACTAGGAACAGAGTCTTCAGGAGTCTGCTGGGAAGTAAAAGCACAGAGTGTGTCTACAGGGTTCCTAGCTGCTAGTCCCAGAATAACTGCAGCAGGGCCAGGTGATGAAAGACGCAGATCAGGCAAGGCCTCAGCTACCTCTGGTGGCAACAAGTCCCCTCAAGACACTCCTAAGAAAGCTGGGAGGAAGAGTGGCCAACTGTCTTCAAAGAGGACTTCTATTAGCCGAAGCCAACATGGCATTTTGCAGATGATTTGTTCCAAAAGGAGAAGCGGTGCTTCTGAGGCCAACCTCATTG TTGCAAAATCGTGGGCAGATGTAGTTAAACTCGGTGCAAAGCAAACACAAACAAAAGTTGTGAAGCATGGCCCCCAGAGGCAGGTgaacagaagacagagaagaCCCAACACTCCCAAG AAGCCCACAGGCCCCGTTCACCATCAGTTTAGCACGGGCCATGCAAACTCTCCTTGTACCATAATAATAGGGAAGGCTCAGATTGAAAAAGTGACCGCGCCTGCTCGGCCCTACAGGATGCTGAACAACTTGGTCTTCAGTCAGAAAATGGACTATAATGAAGACCTTTCAG GGCTCACTGAAATGTTCAAGACCCCAGTGAAGGAGACAACTCGAAGGACAACCACGTCTCCCAGCACTCTTTCCAGTTCAGAGAAATCGCTTGGAGAAAAGCCTCAAGTAACTAACTCCGGAGGAAAACCTCTGCCCCTCACTTTGGAGATTCCGG GATCAAGTGTGCTCTCCGGTACACAGAAAACAGCAGAACCATCTGAGACGTGTTTTGCAAGCCCATCCTTAAGACGGCAGAGTATTAGAAAAGATGGAAACACAGAGAAAGCTCCCAGGAACATCAGTACAATGACTCATTTGGAGATGAGAACTCGGGGGTTTTCACCAGAGCCTCTGAAGACGGTGTCCAGTGCCAACAAGCTCAGAAGATCCGTGGAGCTCAGAAACGCAGAGGTGCCCCGGGTGGAGAGCAAGACCGAAGCAGGAGCAGACGCTGCCCGGGCCCTCCCAGGAAGACGCCTGAGGGAGACGCCCCGGGGAGGACAGGCGGGGGGCCGAGAGGAAAGTGCCCAGTCAGAAGGAAAGGGTGGCAGGGTGACAGATGGAAGGAGATCGAGAACTGGGGGCCTGAAGAGTGAACCCACAGCCAGCCTCACAGACCCGGAGAAGACACTCAACGTGGAACCCTGGGAAGACCCGTCGGGTAGCCAGCGGCTGCCCCGAACACCAGGGGGCACCCAGGAAACAGTGAACGAGGAGGAGGAAGCCACTAAACTGCCCTGTGGAACTCCTCTGCCCAGTCCAGCAACTCCCACCGCCAGTGGGAAGAGACGGCGCAAGAGATCTCTGGGAAAGGTGGATGTACAGGAGGAGGCCTCTGCGCTGAGGAAGCGCGCCCACCTGCCAACAGAAGCCACGCACTCCCATGCAGCGCCAGGAGGAGATGAGGAAAGCACTGGGGTGTCGAGGGGAACTCCAGAGCAGAAGGAGGACTCAGTGGTGTATGGAACTGGAGTGAAGAGGGGGCCACGAACTCCTAAGAAAAAGACCCAACCCCTAGAGGACCTGGCTGGCTTCAAAGAACTATTCCAAACCCCAAAACACATTGAAGAGTCTATGGCAGCCGATAAAACAAGATTGCTAGTCAAATTGCCCGAACCAGGACCTGTGGGAACCTCAACAAGCACAAAAACACAAGTCAACACGCTGCAAGGAAGAGTAGATGTGAAACAAGAGTGCCCTGCACCAGAGAGGCTCAGAGACACGCCCAGGGAAGCCAGGCACACAGGCAGGGCGTCAGGAGCGGGTGGCAGTGCAGGCAGAGCTCTGGAGGCCTCTGCACAGCAGGCCCTGCTCCCAGCAGCAAAGGTAACAGGGAGCAGGCGGCAGCCAGGGACACCCAGGGAAAAGGCCCAGCCCCTGGAGGACCTGGCTGGCTTCCAAGAACTTTTCCAAACACCAGGCCGTGGCAAGGCCCTGAAGGCTACTGGAGAAACCACAGATGTACCTTGCAAATCTATAGAAccagaacccaggggtactccaaCACCCTCCAAGAGACGGCCAAGGACAAGTCTGCAGAAAGTGGAGAAGGAAGAGCTCTCAGTACTCAGCAAACTGTCACAGTCACCAGGCAGAGCCATGCACACACCCACAGGACCCGTGCAGGAGGAGAAAGGTGCCAGAGCACTTGGAACTCCAAGGCAGAAACTGGACCTGACTGACAACCTAAGTGGACTAAAAAGACAACGACGCACACCTAAGGAAAAGGCCCAGCCCCTGGAGGACCTGGCTGGCTTCCAGGAGCTCTTCCAAACACCAGGGTGGGACAAGGACCCAAAGACTCCTGGAGAAACCAGAGATGCACCTTGCAAATCTGCAGGGTCAGAAGGTGTCAGAGCAACAGCAAGCACAAAGAGAAGGTCTAAGGCAGGTGTGGGGAAACTGGAGGAGCAGAAAGAGCTCTCTGCACTCAGCAAACTGTCACAGTCACCAGGTAGAGCCATGCACACACCCGCGGGACCCGTGCAGGAGGAGAAAGGCACCAGAGCACTTGGAACTCCAAGGCAGAAACTGGACCTGACTGACAACCTAAGTGGACTGAAAAGACAACGACGCACCCCTAAGGAAAAGGCCCAGCCCCTGGAGGACCTGGCTGGCTTCCAGGAGCTCTTCCAAACACCAGGGTGGGACAAGGACCCTAAGATTGCTGGAGAAACCACAGATGTCCTTTGCGAATCTACAGGACTGGAACTAGTCAATGCACCAGCAAGCACAAGAAGACGGTCTAAGACAAGTGTGGGGAAAGTGGAGGTGAAAGAGGAAACCTCTGTGCTGAGGGAGCTCACACAAATGTCACAGGAAGTCACGCAGACACCCAGAGGTCTGGGAGGTGATGATAAAGCCATCAGAGCTTTGGAGGAACCTGCACAGCAGGCCCTGCGCCCAGCAGCAAAGGTAACAGGGAGCAGGCGGCAGCCAGCGGCACCCAGGGAAAAGGCCCAGCCCCTGGAGGACCTGGCTGGCTTCCAAGAACTTTTCCAAACACCTGGCCGTGGCGAGGACCCGAAGACTACTGGAGAAACCAGAGATGTACCTTACAAATCTACAGGAccagaacccaggggtactccaaCACCCTTCAAGAGACGGCCAAGGACAAGTCTGCAGAAAGTGGAGGAGAAGGAAGCACTCCCAGCACTCAGCAAACTGTCACAGTCACCAGGTAGAGCCATGCACACACCCACAGGACCAGTACAGGAGGAGAAAGGCGCCAGAGCACTTGGAACTCCAAGGCAGAAACTGGACCTGACTGACAATCTAAGTGGACTGAAAAGACGACGACGCACCCCTAAGGAAAAGGCCCAGCCTCTGGAGGACATGGCTGGCTTCCAGGAGCTCTTCCAAACACCAGGGTGGGACAAGGATCCAAAGACTCCTGGAGAAACCAGAGATGCACCTTGCAAATCTGCAGGGTCAGAAGGTGTCAGAGCAACAGCAAGCACAAAGAGAAGGTCTAAGGCAGGTGTGGGGAAactggaggagcaggaagagctCTCACAGTCACCAGGCAGAGCCATGCACACACCCACAGGACCCGTGCAGGAGGAGAAAGGCGCCAGAGCACTTGGAACTCCAAGGCAGAAACTGGACCTGACTGACAACCTAAGTGGACTGAAAAGACAACGACGCACCCCTAAGGAAAAGGCCCAGCCCCTGGAGGACCTGGCTGGCTTCCAGGAGCTCTTCCAAACACCAGGGTGGGACAAGGACCCAAAGACTCCTGGAGAAACCAGAGATGCACCTTGCAAATCTGCAGGGTCAGAAGGTGTCAGAGCAACAGCAAGCACAAAGAGAAGGTCTAAGGCAGGTGTGGGGAAACTGGAGGAGCAGAAAGAGCTCTCTGCACTTAGCAAACTGTCACAGTCACCAGGTAGAGCCATGCACACACCCACAGGACCCGTGCAGGAGGAGAAAGGCACCAGAGCACTTGGAACTCCAAGGCAGAAACTGGACCTGACTGACAACCTAAGTGGACTGAAAAGACAACGACGCACCCCTAAAGAAAAGGCCCAGCCCCTGGAGGACCTGGCTGGCTTCCAGGAGCTCTTCCAAACACCAGGGTGGGACAAGGACCCAAAGACTCCTGGAGAAACCACAGATGCACCTTGCAAATCTGCAGGGTCAGAAGGTGTCAGAGCAACAGCAAGCACAAAGAGAAGGTCTAAGGCAGGTGTGGGGAAactggaggagcaggaagagctCTCACAGTCACCAGGCAGAGCCATGCACACACCCGCGGGAACCGTGCAGGAGGAGAAAGGCGCCAGAGCACTTAGGACTCCAAGGCAGAAACTGGACCTGACTGACAACCTAAGTGGACTGAAAAGACAACGACGCACCCCTAAGGAAAAGGCCCAGCCCCTGGAGGACCTGGCTGGCTTCCAGGAGCTCTTCCAAACACCAGGGTGGGACAAGGACCCTAAGATTGCTGGAGAAACCACAGATGTCCTTTGCGAATCTACAGGACTGGAACTAGTCAATGCACCAGCAAGCACAAGAAGACGGTCTAAGACAAGTGTGGGGAAAGTGGAGGTGAAAGAGGAGACCTCTGTGCTGAGGGAGTTCACTCAAATGTCACAGGAAGTCACGCAGACACCCAGAGGTCCGGGAGGTGATGATAAAGCCATCAGAGCTTTGGAGGAACCTGCACAGCAGGCCCTGCGCCCAGCAGCAAAGGTAACAGGGAGCAGGCGGCAGCCAGCGGCACCCAGGGAAAAGGCCCAGCCCCTGGAGGACCTGGCTGGCTTCCAAGAACTTTTCCAAACACCTGGCCGTGGCGAGGACCCAAAGACTACTGGAGAAACCACAGATGCACCTTACAAATCTACAGGAccagaacccaggggtactccaaCACCCTCCAAGAGACGGCCAAGGACAAGTCTGCAGAAAGTGGAGAAGGAAGAGCTCTCCGTACTCAGCAAACTGTCACAGTCACCAGGCAGAGCCATGCACACACCCACAGGACCCGTGCAGGAGGAGAAAGGCGCCAGAGCACTTGGAACTCCAAGGCAGAAAATGGACCTGACTGACAACCTAAGTGGACTGAAAAGACGACGCACACCTAAGGAAAAGGCCCAGCCCCTGGAGGACCTGGCTGGCTTCCAGGAGCTCTTCCAAACACCAGGGTGGGACAAGGATCCAAAGACTCCTGGAGAAACCAGAGATGCACCTTGCAAATCTGCAGGGTCAGAAGGTGTCAGAGCAACAGCAAGCACAAAGAGAAGGTCTAAGGCAGGTGTGGGGAAactggaggagcaggaagagctCTCACAGTCACCAGGCAGAGCCATGCACACACCCGCGGGACCCGTGCAGGAGGAGAAAGGCACCAGAGCTCTTGGGACTCCAAGGCAGAAACTGGACCTGACTGACAACCTAAGTGGACTGAAAAGACAACGACGCACCCCTAAGGAAAAGGCCCAGCCCCTGGAGGACCTGGCTGGCTTCCAGGAGCTCTTCCAAACACCAGGGTGGGACAAGGACCCTAAGATTGCTGGAGAAACCACAGATGTCCTTTGCGAATCTACAGGACTGGAACTAGTCAATGCACCAGCAAGCACAAGAAGACGGTCTAAGACAAGTGTGGGGAAAGTGGAGGTGAAAGAGGAGACCTCTGTGCTGAGGGAGTTCACTCAAATGTCACAGGAAGTCACGCAGACACCCAGAGGTCCGGGAGGTGATGATAAAGCCATCAGAGCTTTGGAGGAACCTGCACAGCAGGCCCTGCGCCCAGCAGCAAAGGTAACAGGGAGCAGGCGGCAGCCAGCGGCACCCAGGGAAAAGGCCCAGCCCCTGGAGGACCTGGCTGGCTTCCAAGAACTTTTCCAAACACCTGGCCGTGGCGAGGACCCAAAGACTACTGGAGAAACCACAGATGCACCTTACAAATCTACAGGAccagaacccaggggtactccaaCACCCTCCAAGAGACGGCCAAGGACAAGTCTGCAGAAAGTGGAGAAGGAAGAGCTCTCCGTACTCAGCAAACTGTCACAGTCACCAGGCAGAGCCATGCACACACCCACAGGACCCGTGCAGGAGGAGAAAGGCGCCAGAGCACTTGGAACTCCAAGGCAGAAAATGGACCTGACTGACAACCTAAGTGGACTGAAAAGACGACGCACACCTAAGGAAAAGGCCCAGCCCCTGGAGGACCTGGCTGGCTTCCAGGAGCTCTTCCAAACACCAGGGTGGGACAAGGACCCTAAGATTGCTGGAGAAACCACAGATGTCCTTTGCGAATCTACAGGACTGGAACTAGTCAATGCACCAGCAAGCACAAGAAGACGGTCTAAGACAAGTGTGGGGAAAGTGGAGGTGAAAGAGGAGACCTCTGTGCTGAGGGAGTTCACTCAAATGTCACAGGAAGTCACGCAGACACCCAGAGGTCCGGGAGGTGATGATAAAGCCATCAGAGCTTTGGAGGAACCTGCACAGCAGGCCCTGCGCCCAGCAGCAAAGGTAACAGGGAGCAGGCGGCAGCCAGCGGCACCCAGGGAAAAGGCCCAGCCCCTGGAGGACCTGGCTGGCTTCCAAGAACTTTTCCAAACACCTGGCCGTGGCGAGGACCCAAAGACTACTGGAGAAACCACAGATGCACCTTACAAATCTACAGGAccagaacccaggggtactccaaCACCCTCCAAGAGACGGCCAAGGACAAGTCTGCAGAAAGTGGAGAAGGAAGAGCTCTCCGTACTCAGCAAACTGTCACAGTCACCAGGCAGAGCCATGCACACACCCACAGGACCCGTGCAGGAGGAGAAAGGCGCCAGAGCACTTGGAACTCCAAGGCAGAAAATGGACCTGACTGACAACCTAAGTGGACTGAAAAGACGACGCACACCTAAGGAAAAGGCCCAGCCCCTGGAGGACCTGGCTGGCTTCCAGGAGCTCTTCCAAACACCAGGGTGGGACAAGGATCCAAAGACTCCTGGAGAAACCAGAGATGCACCTTGCAAATCTGCAGGGTCAGAAGGTGTCAGAGCAACAGCAAGCACAAAGAGAAGGTCTAAGGCAGGTGTGGGGAAactggaggagcaggaagagctCTCACAGTCACCAGGCAGAGCCATGCACACACCCGCGGGACCCGTGCAGGAGGAGAAAGGCACCAGAGCTCTTGGGACTCCAAGGCAGAAACTGGACCTGACTGACAACCTAAGTGGACTGAAAAGACAACGACGCACCCCTAAGGAAAAGGCCCAGCCCCTGGAGGACCTGGCTGGCTTCCAGGAGCTCTTCCAAACACCAGGGT CCTCTGAGGAACCCACAAGGGACGAGAAGACCACAGAAACGCCCTGCAGATCTCCACAACCAGAACCAGGGCACACGCCAGCAAGCACAAAGGGACGGCCCAGGACACGGCTCCGGACAGCAGAGGTGAAAGAGGAGCCCCTGGCAGTGAGGAAGCCAGCGCGGACATCACGGGCCACCAGGCACACGCACACGGCACCAGGAGGTGAGGACCAAGGCAGCAGAGCTTCTGAGGGGTCTGCACAGCAGGCCCGGGCCCCAGCAGCGAGAGCAACTGGCATCAGGCGGCTGCGAGGGACAGCTGAGGGCCAGCCCCTGGAGGACCTGGCTGGCTCCAAAGAACTGATCCCAGCACCAGGCCCCACAGAGGGATTGGCAGGTGAAGGAAAAACCACGAAAATACCCTGTGAATCCCCAGAAGCAGAGCCCGTggcaaccccagcacccccaaagaGACAGCCCAGGGCAGGGCTCAGGAAAGCACCTGTGACAGAGGAGGTCTCAGTGCAGGGAGAGGTAGCAGGGACCTCAGGGGGACCCGTGCACACACACCCAGAACCCAAAGGTGATAGTAAAAATATCAACGTGCTCAAAGAACCTGTAAAGAGGAAACTGGATCCTGCTGCGGGTACGAGGGGCAGCAAGAGGCGCCGAGGGGCAGCTGAGGGAGAGGCCCAGCCCCTGGAGGACATGGCTGGCTCCAAAGATCCAATCCCAGCTCCAGGCCCCTCTGAGGAACCCACAAGGGACGAGAAGACCACAGAAACGCCCTGCAGATCTCCACAGCCAGAACCAGGGCACACGCCAGCAAGCACAAAGGGACGGCCCAGGACACGGCTCCGGACAGCAGAGGTGAAAGAGGAGCCCCTGGCAGTGAGGAAGCCAGCGCGGACATCACGGGCCACCAGGCACACGCGCACGGCACCAGGAGGTGAGGACCAAGGCAGCAGAGCTTCTGAGGGGTCTGCACAACAAGCCCTGGCCCCAGCAGCGAGAGCAACTGGCATCAGGCGGCTGCGAGGGACagctgagggccaggcccaggccctggaaGACCTGGCTGGCTCCAAAGAACTGATCCAAGCCCCAGGCCCCTCTGAGGAACCCACAAGGGACGAGAAGACCACAGAAACGCCCTCCAGATCTCCACAGCCAGAACCAGGGGACACACCAGCAAACACAAAGGGACGGCCCAGGACACGGCTCCGGACAGCAGAGGTGAAAGAGGAGCCCCTGGCAGTGAGGAAGCCAGCGCGGACATCACGGGCCACCAGGCACACGCGCACGGCACCAGGAGGTGAGGACCAAGGCAGCAGAGCTTCTGAGGGGTCTGCACAGCAGGCCCGGGCCCCAGCAGCGAGAGCAACTGGCATCAGGCGGCTGCGAGGGGCACCTGAGGACCAGCCCCTGGAAGACCTGGCTGGCTCCAAAGAACTGATCCCAGCACCAGGCCCCACAGAGGGACTGCAACATGATGCTCAGAGTCGAAAGAGCACTCCAGAGCGAACAGCTGAAAGAGCCAAGCCTCTGCTGAGGAGCTCGAGAGTCCTTAGGGCCCCTAAAGGAAAGCCAGTGGGAGACCGAGAGGGCAAAGGACACCCGACAGCACCGCGAAGCAGAAGCAACATGTCCCTGCCCACGGGTCAATCTGGAGCAGATGGACTTCTCGCAGGAGTCGGGGCGCCGTGCTCAGAGACTGGGCTGCAGGATACGGTGCAGGCCAAGGCAGTCCACGGGAAAAAGAGGGCCGCTCCCAGGAAGAGAGGCAGATCTCCTGAGCCCCTGATAATCAATAAGgatctaaaaattttaataaacagaatTGAACCCGTGGAAGATCACAACTCCAGCAGGGAAGCGGGAAAGAGGAAACTCAAAGTGGAAGACTCGGCGCCTGCGGATAAG ggAATTTTGCTGCGAACCAGACACCAAAACACAACTGAAGGAGAAGAGCCAAGACCAGAGATCACTGTATCAGCAGAAAAGATGAGaataaagagagaggggaagaaaccCACGGAACCCTCCCAGGAGGTGGGGCTGCAGGGCCCAGGTGATGGAGACGAGAAAGCTGAGTCCAGGGCCAAAGTCAGGGGAAAGAGAGCTGGAATTGGGAATCAGATTTCCCAGCCTCACACAGCAGAGGAGGAAGTGACGCAGAGAAGTGTGGGAGTCCCCATGAAGaaccaggaagagaaaggagcagCTGCAAATTCAGACTTCAGGTGTCTGAGGTCCAGAAAACCAGGCATGCAGCCTAGTCTGGAGAGTGAATCTGAGCAGAGAGTCACTCGAGGTGCCAAGAGATGTGCAGAAAACCTAAAG GTTAAGGACACAGTGGACACCAAGAAACTAAGGAGCAGAAGTCACCGGCACAGGGAAGATATTTAG